A portion of the Micromonospora tarapacensis genome contains these proteins:
- a CDS encoding lysine N(6)-hydroxylase/L-ornithine N(5)-oxygenase family protein, whose product MTNREHEIYDVVGIGFGPSNLSLSIALEERALDDPERVLRSHFFERQPRFGWHRDMLLPSATMQISFLKDLVTFRNPTSSFSFISFLHAAGRLSQFVNNQDFFPTRQEFHQYLEWAQARVAGRVSYGSAVTSLRLAPNVSAASPDRLRLTVADVTGQISRVVEARNVVISTGLVPKMLDGVESDERVWHSSEFLQKFRRMNPRDLRRVAVVGAGQSAAEITRYLYDELPHAEVSAIIPSYGYSIADATPFANQIFDPRAVDDYYFGSEQTREAFWRYHRNTNYAVVDDEVIRDLYRRAYDDEVRGVDRLHFLNLTRVDGVKRAGAETRVSLRGGPGGEAVDIDVDALVCATGYHSMEPTELLRDLDGHCLRDEAGRLRMERDYRVATTPDVPCGIYLQGGTEHTHGLSSSLLSNIAVRSGEIVDSIVARGTGRNDKRSMYARAAGGLR is encoded by the coding sequence ATGACTAATCGTGAACATGAGATCTACGACGTGGTCGGCATCGGATTCGGACCGTCCAACCTGTCGCTTTCCATCGCCCTGGAGGAGCGCGCACTGGACGATCCGGAACGTGTTCTCCGCAGTCACTTCTTCGAGCGTCAACCACGTTTCGGTTGGCACCGCGACATGTTGCTGCCCTCGGCGACCATGCAGATATCCTTCCTCAAGGACCTCGTGACCTTTCGCAATCCGACGTCGAGTTTCAGCTTTATCTCCTTCCTGCACGCGGCGGGGCGGCTCTCGCAGTTCGTCAACAACCAGGACTTCTTCCCGACACGCCAGGAGTTCCACCAGTACCTCGAGTGGGCTCAGGCGCGGGTGGCCGGCCGTGTCTCGTACGGATCGGCCGTGACCTCGCTTCGCCTGGCCCCGAACGTCTCCGCGGCGTCGCCGGACCGTCTGCGACTGACCGTCGCGGATGTCACGGGTCAGATCAGCCGCGTGGTCGAGGCCCGCAACGTGGTGATCTCGACGGGCCTGGTCCCGAAGATGCTCGACGGGGTCGAGAGTGACGAGCGGGTCTGGCACAGTTCGGAGTTCCTGCAGAAGTTCCGCCGCATGAACCCGCGCGACCTGCGACGAGTGGCGGTGGTCGGCGCCGGCCAGAGCGCCGCCGAGATCACCAGGTACCTCTACGACGAGCTTCCGCATGCCGAGGTCTCGGCGATCATTCCGTCCTACGGCTACTCCATCGCCGACGCCACCCCGTTCGCCAATCAGATCTTCGATCCCCGGGCCGTCGACGACTACTACTTCGGCTCGGAACAGACGCGCGAGGCGTTCTGGCGGTATCACCGCAACACGAACTACGCGGTGGTCGACGACGAGGTGATCCGGGATCTCTACCGCAGGGCGTACGACGACGAGGTCCGTGGCGTCGACCGGCTTCACTTTCTCAATCTGACGAGGGTCGACGGGGTGAAACGCGCCGGCGCCGAGACCCGTGTCTCCCTACGGGGCGGCCCCGGCGGTGAGGCGGTCGACATCGACGTGGATGCCCTCGTCTGCGCGACCGGCTACCACTCGATGGAGCCCACCGAACTACTCCGTGATCTCGACGGGCACTGCCTGCGCGACGAAGCCGGCCGGCTCCGGATGGAACGTGACTACCGCGTCGCCACCACGCCGGACGTGCCATGCGGCATCTACCTCCAGGGCGGCACCGAACACACCCACGGCCTCAGCTCCTCGCTGCTGTCCAACATCGCCGTACGAAGCGGGGAGATCGTCGACTCGATCGTGGCCCGGGGCACGGGACGGAACGACAAGCGCTCCATGTACGCCAGGGCCGCAGGCGGTCTCCGCTAG
- a CDS encoding thioesterase II family protein, whose translation MRTLTKDRWIRRFHDGEGCTTKLVCFPHAGGWASAYRTWPSSLPADVGVLGVRYPGREDRVAEPFPSSLEALADDVADVLDALAGHRMVLFGHSMGASVAHEVAVRLHRRGRPPAALCVSARLPPAALVDQPPITGTDDEIIAEIVRHDASRTEVFADLELREFALPAIRADLGLVNDYRGGRRPMLDCPVFGYLGVQDAAISPDQMRGWAHVTRGPFRLQLFPGGHFYLRDEETRLLADLARIWAPGGGNGDPR comes from the coding sequence ATGAGAACCCTGACAAAGGACCGGTGGATACGCCGTTTCCACGACGGTGAGGGGTGTACGACGAAGCTCGTCTGCTTTCCCCATGCCGGCGGTTGGGCGAGCGCGTACCGCACCTGGCCGTCGAGCCTGCCGGCGGATGTCGGCGTGCTCGGAGTCCGATATCCGGGCCGGGAGGACCGGGTCGCTGAACCGTTTCCGTCCAGTCTCGAGGCCCTGGCGGACGACGTGGCCGACGTGTTGGACGCGCTGGCCGGGCACCGGATGGTGCTGTTCGGCCACAGCATGGGTGCGTCGGTGGCGCACGAGGTGGCGGTACGCCTTCACCGACGGGGGCGTCCGCCGGCCGCACTGTGCGTATCGGCGCGGCTTCCACCTGCGGCCTTGGTGGATCAGCCACCGATAACGGGCACCGATGACGAGATCATCGCCGAGATCGTACGCCATGACGCGAGCCGCACGGAGGTCTTCGCCGACCTCGAACTACGGGAGTTCGCGTTGCCCGCCATCCGCGCGGACCTTGGGCTGGTCAACGACTACCGCGGCGGGCGGCGGCCCATGCTCGACTGTCCGGTGTTCGGCTACCTGGGTGTGCAGGATGCCGCGATCAGCCCGGACCAGATGCGGGGGTGGGCGCACGTCACGCGCGGTCCCTTCCGGCTCCAGCTGTTTCCCGGTGGGCATTTCTACCTCAGGGACGAGGAGACCAGGCTGCTGGCCGACCTGGCACGGATCTGGGCGCCGGGAGGCGGCAATGGCGATCCGCGTTGA